A genome region from Candidatus Poribacteria bacterium includes the following:
- a CDS encoding LamG domain-containing protein, with the protein MSSIMNGPRWLMMILLLISGGSLAGFAQDEHTVLLYTFESGAGKTVKDLSGNKNDGELMGPKWGEGKPGGGLTFGGNAPRDFVEIPDSKSLDLVEGLTVEMWLYLEAWSTAGGTGATKETTYKVGPRSDKKVLIRMTTDKHAWGAAVAAGKTDMPLKKWTHVAGTYDAKSGDAKIYIDGVLDGEGKIGGNITPNGDVLWLGRGAGPFLQGRMDEVRISNIARSEQEIQELMNKGIEGVLAVQPQDKLATTWGKLKADFDK; encoded by the coding sequence ATGTCCAGTATTATGAATGGTCCGCGTTGGCTAATGATGATTCTCCTGTTAATATCTGGGGGAAGTTTAGCCGGTTTTGCGCAAGATGAACACACCGTCCTCCTCTACACTTTTGAATCAGGTGCCGGGAAAACCGTCAAAGACCTCTCAGGCAACAAGAACGATGGGGAACTCATGGGACCGAAATGGGGTGAAGGCAAACCCGGTGGTGGACTTACTTTTGGAGGAAATGCCCCCAGAGATTTTGTGGAAATTCCTGATAGTAAGAGTTTAGATTTGGTTGAAGGACTTACGGTGGAAATGTGGCTCTATCTTGAAGCGTGGTCAACCGCTGGTGGCACCGGTGCTACTAAGGAAACGACCTACAAAGTGGGACCTCGGAGCGACAAGAAGGTGCTAATCCGGATGACCACCGATAAGCACGCTTGGGGTGCTGCAGTTGCTGCCGGTAAAACGGATATGCCACTGAAGAAATGGACGCATGTCGCTGGAACTTACGATGCCAAGTCCGGCGATGCCAAGATTTACATCGACGGTGTCTTAGACGGCGAAGGCAAAATCGGCGGTAATATCACGCCGAATGGCGATGTCTTGTGGCTCGGACGCGGTGCTGGTCCGTTCCTACAAGGACGGATGGACGAAGTGCGAATCTCCAATATCGCGCGTTCTGAGCAGGAAATCCAAGAACTAATGAACAAAGGCATTGAAGGTGTATTAGCAGTACAACCCCAAGATAAGTTAGCAACAACGTGGGGAAAACTGAAGGCAGACTTTGATAAATAG